One Mucilaginibacter ginkgonis genomic region harbors:
- a CDS encoding LLM class flavin-dependent oxidoreductase, with amino-acid sequence MKKIGFLSFGHWANHPSYQARTASDTLLQSIDLAVAAEEIGVDGAYFRVHHFAAQLASPFPLLSAIGAKTKQIEIGTGVIDMRYENPLYMVEDAGAADLISGGRLQLGISRGSPEQVIDGWRYFGYGPAEGETDAEMGRNKAMQFLDKLDGVGFATPNPYPMFPNPPGLLRLEPHSAGLRERIWWGAASNATAIWAAENGMHLQSSTLKFDENGKPFHEQQAEQIRLYKEAWKKAGHKRESRVSVSRSIFAIMNDQDRFYFGQQGGSKDQLGYIESDKRAIFGRSYAAEPDQLIKELEKDEAIKEADTLLLTIPNTLGVDYNVHVLSSIIKHVAPGLGWR; translated from the coding sequence ATGAAAAAGATAGGTTTTTTATCATTCGGTCACTGGGCTAATCATCCCTCATATCAGGCACGCACAGCAAGCGATACGTTACTTCAATCTATAGATCTTGCAGTTGCTGCAGAAGAGATCGGCGTAGATGGCGCATATTTTAGGGTGCACCATTTCGCAGCGCAACTGGCGTCTCCTTTTCCGTTGTTATCGGCAATTGGCGCTAAAACTAAGCAGATAGAAATAGGCACAGGCGTCATTGACATGCGTTATGAAAATCCACTGTACATGGTAGAAGATGCCGGCGCCGCTGATTTGATATCAGGCGGGCGCTTGCAATTGGGCATCAGTCGGGGTTCGCCGGAGCAGGTAATAGACGGTTGGCGATATTTTGGTTATGGGCCTGCAGAAGGTGAAACAGATGCAGAAATGGGCCGTAATAAAGCCATGCAATTTTTAGACAAGCTGGATGGTGTTGGTTTTGCGACGCCTAACCCCTATCCTATGTTTCCAAATCCGCCGGGCCTTTTACGTTTAGAGCCACATTCAGCCGGTTTGCGTGAACGTATCTGGTGGGGTGCTGCCTCTAACGCTACTGCCATTTGGGCAGCAGAGAATGGGATGCATTTGCAAAGCTCTACACTTAAGTTCGACGAAAACGGCAAACCCTTCCATGAACAGCAGGCCGAACAAATAAGGTTGTACAAAGAAGCCTGGAAAAAAGCCGGCCATAAACGCGAGTCGCGTGTTTCTGTCAGCCGTTCTATATTTGCTATCATGAATGACCAGGACAGGTTTTACTTTGGTCAGCAAGGCGGTTCTAAAGATCAATTAGGATATATAGAAAGCGATAAGCGCGCCATATTTGGCAGAAGTTATGCCGCGGAACCTGACCAATTGATCAAAGAACTTGAAAAAGATGAGGCTATCAAGGAAGCCGACACTTTGCTTTTAACCATACCCAACACTTTGGGTGTAGATTATAATGTGCACGTGTTATCATCCATTATTAAGCATGTTGCGCCTGGCTTAGGTTGGCGTTGA